In Acinonyx jubatus isolate Ajub_Pintada_27869175 chromosome B3, VMU_Ajub_asm_v1.0, whole genome shotgun sequence, a genomic segment contains:
- the DAPK2 gene encoding death-associated protein kinase 2 isoform X6, whose product MLLDKNIPIPHIKLIDFGLAHEIEDGVEFKNIFGTPEFVAPEIVNYEPLGLEADMWSIGVITYILLSGASPFLGDTKQETLANITAVSYDFDEEFFSQTSELAKDFIRKLLVKETRKRLTIEEALRHPWITSKGEVRAPEQQETEPAQLKTKRLREYTLKCHSSMPPNNTYVNFERFARVVEDVAQVDQGCRALAGTHDTIQDDVEALVSIYNEKEAWYREESESARHDLSQLKYEFRKVESLKKLLREDIQATGSSLGSMARKLDHLQAQFEALRQELSADLQWIQELVGSFQLESKNTDGLGSVFCRDTRESLVEQLDRSCSKEVLAGLKL is encoded by the exons ATGTTGTTAGACAAGAATATTCCCATTCCGCACATCAAGCTGATTGACTTTGGCCTGGCTCATGAAATAGAAGATGGAGttgaatttaagaatatttttgggACGCCAGAATTTGTTG CTCCAGAAATTGTGAACTACGAGCCCCTGGGCCTGGAGGCTGACATGTG GAGTATAGGCGTCATCACCTACATCCT CCTAAGTGGAGCATCCCCTTTCCTGGGAGACACAAAGCAGGAAACGCTAGCAAATATCACAGCAGTGAGTTACGACTTTGATGAAGAATTCTTCAGCCAGACCAGCGAGCTAGCCAAGGACTTCATCCGGAAGCTTCTGGTGAAAGAGACCCG GAAACGGCTCACAATTGAAGAGGCTCTCAGACACCCCTGGATCACG TCCAAAGGAGAAGTCAGAGCCCCGGAACAGCAGGAGACAGAGCCTGCCCAGCTGAAGACCAAGCGCCTAAGAGAATACACCCTCAAATGCCACTCAAGCATGCCTCCCAATAACACCTATGTCAACTTTGAGCGTTTTGCCCGTGTAGTAGAGGACGTGGCTCAGGTGGACCAGGGATGCCGTGCCCTGGCAGGGACCCATGACACCATCCAGGACGACGTGGAGGCTCTGGTCTCCATATACAATGAGAAGGAAGCTTGGTACCGGGAGGAGAGTGAGAGCGCCCGGCACGACCTCTCCCAGCTCAAGTATGAGTTCCGCAAAGTGGAGTCCTTGAAGAAGCTCCTACGAGAAGACATCCAGGCCACAGGGTCCAGCCTCGGAAGCATGGCCAGGAAATTGGACCATCTGCAGGCACAGTTTGAAGCTTTAAGGCAGGAGCTCTCAGCAGACCTACAGTGGATCCAGGAACTGGTGGGCAGCTTCCAGCTGGAGAGTAAGAACACAGATGGCCTGGGCTCCGTGTTCTGCAGGGACACCAGGGAGTCCCTAGTGGAGCAGCTCGACAGATCATGCAGCAAGGAAGTCTTGGCTGGCTTGAAACTCTGA